A stretch of the Medicago truncatula cultivar Jemalong A17 chromosome 5, MtrunA17r5.0-ANR, whole genome shotgun sequence genome encodes the following:
- the LOC11407846 gene encoding dof zinc finger protein DOF5.7, with protein sequence MSQNETQTSKSPKEKNNNQQGSVGKKTSSSSSTSTTKPPEQNMKCPRCDSPNTKFCYYNNYSLTQPRHFCKTCRRYWTKGGALRNVPIGGGCRKNKKMKSSSSRLSCDSKDSASSSSELVGGLKFLHSLSSPSMDFHLGSGLSFPRLQLHNHPQISTTPMYNQFSSFGETSSAMNNNYHASSNSAAAMNYPFSSGNYNGAIQGMSSMNINHSNNNIASSIESLSSMNQDLHWKLQQQRLSMLFGGGENQKDTEKPLQPILFQNLEVAKQDDRAFSVGNSRTNGGDTATEWFFGNSYGSAAATPTASGGAGHDSGSNWNGGGVHGWNDVQQQYSALP encoded by the coding sequence atgtcACAAAATGAAACACAAACCTCAAAAtctccaaaagaaaaaaacaataaccaGCAAGGTTCTGTTGGTAAGAaaacatcttcatcatcttctaccTCAACAACAAAACCACCAGAACAAAACATGAAGTGTCCAAGATGTGACTCACCCAACACAAAATTCTGCTACTACAACAACTATAGCTTAACACAACCAAGACATTTCTGCAAAACATGTAGAAGATATTGGACAAAAGGTGGAGCTTTACGCAACGTTCCAATCGGTGGTGGATGtagaaaaaacaagaaaatgaaatcatcatcatcaagacTCTCTTGTGATTCAAAAGActcagcttcttcttcttcagagcTTGTTGGTGGCTTGAaatttcttcattctctttcttctccttccATGGATTTTCATCTTGGTAGTGGTTTATCTTTTCCAAGACTTCAACTTCATAATCACCCTCAAATTTCTACTACTCCTATGTATAACCAGTTTTCATCTTTTGGAGAAACTTCTTCTGCTATGAATAATAACTATCATGCTTCTTCAAATTCTGCTGCTGCTATGAACTATCCTTTTTCATCAGGTAATTATAATGGTGCAATACAAGGTATGAGTTCAATGAATATTAATCATAGCAATAATAATATTGCTTCTTCTATTGAATCATTGAGTTCTATGAACCAAGACTTGCACTGGAAGCTACAGCAACAAAGATTATCTATGCTTTTTGGTGGTGGAGAAAATCAGAAAGATACAGAAAAGCCACTACAACCCATTTTGTTTCAGAATCTTGAGGTTGCAAAGCAAGATGATAGAGCTTTTTCTGTTGGAAATTCAAGAACAAATGGTGGAGATACAGCAACTGAGTGGTTTTTTGGGAATTCTTATGGTTCAGCTGCTGCTACACCAACTGCAAGTGGTGGAGCTGGACATGATAGTGGAAGCAACTGGAATGGTGGTGGTGTTCATGGTTGGAATGATGTGCAACAGCAATATAGTGCTTTGCCCTAG
- the LOC11415510 gene encoding auxin-binding protein ABP19b: MKIIHILFYFIFFSFTISHASINDFCVANLKASYTLSGYPCKALANITSDDFVFHGFVAANTSNSFKLGITTASVANFPALNGLGISAMRVNIDEGGFAPMHTHPGSTELIIVVQGEITVEFVTPTSFYSKALKSGDLFVIPQGMLHFVVNSGKGTAAGFAAYSNENPTVQQLDLLLFANKLPSNLIAQTTLLDLDQVKKLKAHFGGSG; the protein is encoded by the coding sequence ATGAAGATTATTCACATActtttctatttcatttttttctcattcaCCATTTCTCATGCTTCTATCAATGATTTTTGTGTTGCGAATTTAAAGGCTTCATACACTCTTTCAGGCTATCCATGCAAAGCCCTAGCAAACATCACATCGGACGATTTCGTCTTTCACGGCTTCGTAGCTGCAAACACCAGCAACTCTTTTAAACTTGGAATCACCACCGCAAGTGTTGCCAATTTTCCAGCCCTTAACGGACTTGGGATCTCCGCGATGCGTGTAAACATAGATGAAGGTGGATTTGCTCCAATGCATACTCATCCGGGTTCTACCGAATTAATAATAGTAGTTCAAGGTGAAATTACTGTTGAATTTGTGACACCGACTTCATTTTATTCCAAAGCATTGAAATCAGGTGATCTTTTCGTTATTCCACAAGGGATGTTGCATTTTGTAGTTAACTCCGGCAAGGGAACAGCTGCTGGTTTTGCTGCTTATAGTAATGAAAATCCTACTGTTCAACAACTTGATCTTCTTTTGTTTGCCAATAAGTTACCTTCTAATTTAATTGCACAAACTACTTTGCTTGATCTTGATCAAGTGAAGAAGTTAAAGGCTCATTTTGGTGGAAGTGGATAG
- the LOC11426263 gene encoding kinesin-like protein KIN-14R isoform X1, giving the protein MEPIQSNEFHNDPQTLIPNQQEDSVMEDENDSLFDSMLVDSSSKLIQNGFARSQSSAEECVMFVNAGGEATNEGADGVKFLSDTFFDGGNVFHTNEAIVEGGDYPSIYQSARVGSFSYRIDNLPPGQYLVDLHFVEIINVNGPKGMRVFNVYIQEEKVLSELDIYAAVGVNKPLQLIDCRATVKDDGVILIRFESLNGSPVVSGICIRRASKESVPPVPSDFIECNYCAAQIEIPSSQIKVMQTKSTAKYENKIKELTMQCELKAKECYEAWTSLTEMSRKVEKVQMELDQVTFKSLTTEQTAEKQAENLRSISNRYELDKKKWAEAIISLQEKVQLMKSEQSRLSFEAHECVDSIPELNKMVYAVQELVKQCEDLKVKYYEEMTQRKKLFNEVQEAKGNIRVFCRCRPLNKVEMSAGCTTVVDFDAAKDGCLGILATGSSKKSFRFDRVYTPKDDQVDVFADASSMVISVLDGYNVCIFAYGQTGTGKTFTMEGTEQNRGVNYRTLEHLFRVSKERSETFSYDISVSVLEVYNEQIRDLLATGPASKRLEIKQNYEGHHHVPGVVEAKVDNISDVWTVLQAGSNARAVGSNNVNEHSSRSHCMLCIMVKTKNLMNGECTKSKLWLVDLAGSERLAKTDVQGERLKEAQNINRSLSALGDVISALAAKSSHIPYRNSKLTHLLQDSLGGDSKTLMFVQISPSDQDVGETLSSLNFATRVRGVELGPVKKQIDTGELQKTKAMLDKARSECRSKEESLRKLEESLQNIESKAKGKDNIHKNLQEKIKELEGQIELKTSMQNQSEKQVSQLCEKLKGKEETCCTLQHKVKELERKIKEQLQTETANFQQKAWDLEKKLKDQLQGSESESSFLKDKIKELERKLKEQEQNSESLLKQQMKELEEKYKEREQQWQQTHCYVEAVKAAATPDIGKSRTSEECPNDIESRILCSSNSVNRQISQGSALLKGTDSTQQMRNKRQLRSNDIENNLVGPPSSTLRDRKMTRKSDPPKIVRTGRLTTKPPVITSQVPLSHKRASTSRDQSQGVKERDSKKKIWSR; this is encoded by the exons ATGGAACCGATTCAATCCAACGAATTTCACAATGATCCACAAACCCTAATCCCAAACCAGCAAGAAGATTCAGTAATGGAAGATGAAAACGATTCCTTGTTCGATTCTATGCTTGTTGATTCAAGTTCAAAACTCATTCAAAATGGCTTCGCCAGATCTCAAAGTTCAG CAGAGGAGTGTGTAATGTTTGTAAACGCGGGAGGGGAAGCGACTAATGAAGGAGCTGATGGAGTGAAGTTTCTGAGTGACACTTTTTTTGACGGTGGCAATGTTTTCCACACGAATGAGGCGATTGTGGAAGGTGGAGATTACCCATCGATTTATCAGTCAGCTCGGGTGGGAAGTTTTAGTTATAGAATTGATAACCTTCCTCCTGGACAATATCTTGTTGACCTGCATTTTGTTGAGATTATTAATGTAAATGGGCCGAAAGGAATGAGGGTGTTCAATGTTTACATACAAGAAGAAAAG GTTCTATCTGAATTGGATATCTATGCAGCTGTTGGAGTCAACAAGCCGCTACAGCTGATTGATTGTCGGGCCACTGTGAAGGATGATGGGGTGATTCTCATAAGATTTGAGAGTTTAAATGGAAGCCCAGTTGTCAGTGGGATCTGCATTAGGAGAGCGTCAAAAGAGTCAG TTCCACCAGTGCCAAGCGATTTTATTGAATGTAACTACTGTGCTGCGCAGATTGAAATTCCTTCATCACAG ATAAAAGTTATGCAGACAAAATCTACAGCAAAGTatgaaaataagataaaggagcTTACTATGCAGTGCGAGCTCAAAGCAAAAGAATGCTATGAGGCGTGGACGTCATTAACTGAAATGAGTAGGAAAGTGGAAAAAGTCCAGATGGAGCTTGATCAAGTGACATTTAAGTCACTCACTACAG AACAAACTGCCGAAAAACAAGCTGAGAACCTGAGGAGTATTTCTAACAGATATGAACTTGATAAGAAGAAATGGGCAGAAGCAATTATCAGTTTACAGGAAAAAGTACAG TTGATGAAGAGTGAGCAGTCTCGGCTTTCCTTTGAAGCACATGAATGTGTTGATTCAATCCCTGAATTAAACAAGATGGTTTATGCAGTACAGGAGTTGG tTAAGCAGTGTGAAGATCTTAAAGTGAagtattatgaagagatgacaCAGAGAAAGAAGCTCTTCAATGAAGTTCAAGAGGCTAAAG GAAACATCAGAGTTTTTTGCCGTTGTCGACCATTGAATAAGGTTGAAATGTCAGCTGGGTGTACAACAGTTGTGGATTTTGATGCAGCAAAAGATGGATGCCTTGGGATTTTGGCAACTGGCTCCTCTAAAAAATCATTCAGATTTGACAGGGTTTATACACCAAAAGATGATCAAG TTGATGTTTTTGCTGATGCATCATCAATGGTAATCTCTGTGCTGGATGGCTACAATGTTTGCATCTTTGCTTATGGACAAACAGGAACAGGAAAAACATTTACTATGGAAGGAACAGAGCAAAATAGAGGTGTAAATTACAGGACTCTTGAGCATTTGTTTAGAGTTAGTAAGGAAAGGAGTGAAACATTTTCATACGACATATCTGTTAGTGTGCTCGAGGTTTACAATGAACAAATCAGAGACCTATTGGCTACGGGACCAGCATCAAAAAG GTTGgagataaaacaaaattatgaaggACATCATCATGTACCTGGTGTTGTAGAAGCCAAGGTTGACAACATAAGTGACGTGTGGACTGTACTGCAAGCTGGAAGCAATGCTAGAGCAGTTGGAAGTAATAATGTTAATGAACATAGTAGTCGATCTCATTG CATGCTATGTATAATGGTAAAGACTAAAAATTTGATGAATGGTGAGTGTACCAAGAGCAAGCTTTGGCTTGTGGATTTGGCAGGCAGTGAGAGACTTGCAAAGACTGATGTGCAAGGAGAGCGACTTAAGGAGGCACAAAATATTAATCGTTCTCTTTCTGCTCTTGGAGATGTGATATCCGCTTTAGCTGCCAAAAGTAGTCACATTCCGTATAG GAATTCTAAGTTGACACATTTACTCCAAGACTCACTAG GAGGTGACTCAAAAACTTTGATGTTTGTACAAATAAGTCCATCAGACCAGGATGTCGGTGAGACTCTGAGCTCACTTAATTTTGCAACTAGAGTGAGGGGCGTTGAGTTAGGTCCTGTTAAGAAGCAAATTGATACAGGCGAACTTCAAAAGACAAAAGCAATG CTTGACAAAGCACGAAGTGAGTGCAGAAGTAAAGAAGAATCCTTGAGGAAATTAGAAGAAAGTTTGCAAAACATTGAGAGCAAGGCCAAGGGAAAGGATAATATCCACAAAAATCTACAAGAAAAGATTAAAGAACTTGAAGGTCAGATTGAGCTCAAAACATCCATGCAAAACCAATCAGAGAAACAAGTTTCTCAATTATGTGAAAAGTTGAAGGGAAAAGAAGAAACCTGCTGTACTCTTCAACATAAG GTCAAAGAgctagagagaaaaataaaagaacaactGCAGACAGAGACAGCAAATTTCCAACAGAAG GCTTGGGATCTAGAAAAGAAGCTGAAAGATCAGTTGCAAGGGTCTGAGTCTGAATCTTCCTTTCTAAAAGATAAG ATCAAGGAGCTTGAGAGAAAACTGAAAGAGCAGGAGCAGAACTCGGAATCCTTGCTAAAACAACAG ATGAAGGAACTAGAGGAGAAATACAAGGAGCGAGAGCAACAGTGGCAGCAAACTCATTGTTATGTTGAAGCAGTAAAGGCGGCGGCCACACCTGATATAGGTAAAAGCCGCACAAGTGAAGAATGTCCAAATGATATTGAGAGTCGCATTTTATGTAGTTCAAACTCGGTAAACCGCCAGATAAGTCAAGGTTCTGCTTTGTTAAAAGGGACTGATTCTACTCAGCAGATGAGAAACAAAAGGCAGTTAAGAAGCAATGACATTGAGAACAATTTAGTCGGGCCACCGTCATCCACTTTACGCGATAGAAAAATGACAAGGAAATCTGATCCGCCTAAAATTGTAAGAACTGGTAGGCTAACAACGAAACCGCCGGTCATTACTAGTCAAGTTCCTTTGTCTCATAAGAGAGCTAGCACAAGCAGAGATCAGTCTCAAGGAGTTAAAGAGAGGGATAGTAAGAAAAAGATATGGTCAAGATAG
- the LOC11426263 gene encoding kinesin-like protein KIN-14R isoform X2: MEPIQSNEFHNDPQTLIPNQQEDSVMEDENDSLFDSMLVDSSSKLIQNGFARSQSSEECVMFVNAGGEATNEGADGVKFLSDTFFDGGNVFHTNEAIVEGGDYPSIYQSARVGSFSYRIDNLPPGQYLVDLHFVEIINVNGPKGMRVFNVYIQEEKVLSELDIYAAVGVNKPLQLIDCRATVKDDGVILIRFESLNGSPVVSGICIRRASKESVPPVPSDFIECNYCAAQIEIPSSQIKVMQTKSTAKYENKIKELTMQCELKAKECYEAWTSLTEMSRKVEKVQMELDQVTFKSLTTEQTAEKQAENLRSISNRYELDKKKWAEAIISLQEKVQLMKSEQSRLSFEAHECVDSIPELNKMVYAVQELVKQCEDLKVKYYEEMTQRKKLFNEVQEAKGNIRVFCRCRPLNKVEMSAGCTTVVDFDAAKDGCLGILATGSSKKSFRFDRVYTPKDDQVDVFADASSMVISVLDGYNVCIFAYGQTGTGKTFTMEGTEQNRGVNYRTLEHLFRVSKERSETFSYDISVSVLEVYNEQIRDLLATGPASKRLEIKQNYEGHHHVPGVVEAKVDNISDVWTVLQAGSNARAVGSNNVNEHSSRSHCMLCIMVKTKNLMNGECTKSKLWLVDLAGSERLAKTDVQGERLKEAQNINRSLSALGDVISALAAKSSHIPYRNSKLTHLLQDSLGGDSKTLMFVQISPSDQDVGETLSSLNFATRVRGVELGPVKKQIDTGELQKTKAMLDKARSECRSKEESLRKLEESLQNIESKAKGKDNIHKNLQEKIKELEGQIELKTSMQNQSEKQVSQLCEKLKGKEETCCTLQHKVKELERKIKEQLQTETANFQQKAWDLEKKLKDQLQGSESESSFLKDKIKELERKLKEQEQNSESLLKQQMKELEEKYKEREQQWQQTHCYVEAVKAAATPDIGKSRTSEECPNDIESRILCSSNSVNRQISQGSALLKGTDSTQQMRNKRQLRSNDIENNLVGPPSSTLRDRKMTRKSDPPKIVRTGRLTTKPPVITSQVPLSHKRASTSRDQSQGVKERDSKKKIWSR; encoded by the exons ATGGAACCGATTCAATCCAACGAATTTCACAATGATCCACAAACCCTAATCCCAAACCAGCAAGAAGATTCAGTAATGGAAGATGAAAACGATTCCTTGTTCGATTCTATGCTTGTTGATTCAAGTTCAAAACTCATTCAAAATGGCTTCGCCAGATCTCAAAGTTCAG AGGAGTGTGTAATGTTTGTAAACGCGGGAGGGGAAGCGACTAATGAAGGAGCTGATGGAGTGAAGTTTCTGAGTGACACTTTTTTTGACGGTGGCAATGTTTTCCACACGAATGAGGCGATTGTGGAAGGTGGAGATTACCCATCGATTTATCAGTCAGCTCGGGTGGGAAGTTTTAGTTATAGAATTGATAACCTTCCTCCTGGACAATATCTTGTTGACCTGCATTTTGTTGAGATTATTAATGTAAATGGGCCGAAAGGAATGAGGGTGTTCAATGTTTACATACAAGAAGAAAAG GTTCTATCTGAATTGGATATCTATGCAGCTGTTGGAGTCAACAAGCCGCTACAGCTGATTGATTGTCGGGCCACTGTGAAGGATGATGGGGTGATTCTCATAAGATTTGAGAGTTTAAATGGAAGCCCAGTTGTCAGTGGGATCTGCATTAGGAGAGCGTCAAAAGAGTCAG TTCCACCAGTGCCAAGCGATTTTATTGAATGTAACTACTGTGCTGCGCAGATTGAAATTCCTTCATCACAG ATAAAAGTTATGCAGACAAAATCTACAGCAAAGTatgaaaataagataaaggagcTTACTATGCAGTGCGAGCTCAAAGCAAAAGAATGCTATGAGGCGTGGACGTCATTAACTGAAATGAGTAGGAAAGTGGAAAAAGTCCAGATGGAGCTTGATCAAGTGACATTTAAGTCACTCACTACAG AACAAACTGCCGAAAAACAAGCTGAGAACCTGAGGAGTATTTCTAACAGATATGAACTTGATAAGAAGAAATGGGCAGAAGCAATTATCAGTTTACAGGAAAAAGTACAG TTGATGAAGAGTGAGCAGTCTCGGCTTTCCTTTGAAGCACATGAATGTGTTGATTCAATCCCTGAATTAAACAAGATGGTTTATGCAGTACAGGAGTTGG tTAAGCAGTGTGAAGATCTTAAAGTGAagtattatgaagagatgacaCAGAGAAAGAAGCTCTTCAATGAAGTTCAAGAGGCTAAAG GAAACATCAGAGTTTTTTGCCGTTGTCGACCATTGAATAAGGTTGAAATGTCAGCTGGGTGTACAACAGTTGTGGATTTTGATGCAGCAAAAGATGGATGCCTTGGGATTTTGGCAACTGGCTCCTCTAAAAAATCATTCAGATTTGACAGGGTTTATACACCAAAAGATGATCAAG TTGATGTTTTTGCTGATGCATCATCAATGGTAATCTCTGTGCTGGATGGCTACAATGTTTGCATCTTTGCTTATGGACAAACAGGAACAGGAAAAACATTTACTATGGAAGGAACAGAGCAAAATAGAGGTGTAAATTACAGGACTCTTGAGCATTTGTTTAGAGTTAGTAAGGAAAGGAGTGAAACATTTTCATACGACATATCTGTTAGTGTGCTCGAGGTTTACAATGAACAAATCAGAGACCTATTGGCTACGGGACCAGCATCAAAAAG GTTGgagataaaacaaaattatgaaggACATCATCATGTACCTGGTGTTGTAGAAGCCAAGGTTGACAACATAAGTGACGTGTGGACTGTACTGCAAGCTGGAAGCAATGCTAGAGCAGTTGGAAGTAATAATGTTAATGAACATAGTAGTCGATCTCATTG CATGCTATGTATAATGGTAAAGACTAAAAATTTGATGAATGGTGAGTGTACCAAGAGCAAGCTTTGGCTTGTGGATTTGGCAGGCAGTGAGAGACTTGCAAAGACTGATGTGCAAGGAGAGCGACTTAAGGAGGCACAAAATATTAATCGTTCTCTTTCTGCTCTTGGAGATGTGATATCCGCTTTAGCTGCCAAAAGTAGTCACATTCCGTATAG GAATTCTAAGTTGACACATTTACTCCAAGACTCACTAG GAGGTGACTCAAAAACTTTGATGTTTGTACAAATAAGTCCATCAGACCAGGATGTCGGTGAGACTCTGAGCTCACTTAATTTTGCAACTAGAGTGAGGGGCGTTGAGTTAGGTCCTGTTAAGAAGCAAATTGATACAGGCGAACTTCAAAAGACAAAAGCAATG CTTGACAAAGCACGAAGTGAGTGCAGAAGTAAAGAAGAATCCTTGAGGAAATTAGAAGAAAGTTTGCAAAACATTGAGAGCAAGGCCAAGGGAAAGGATAATATCCACAAAAATCTACAAGAAAAGATTAAAGAACTTGAAGGTCAGATTGAGCTCAAAACATCCATGCAAAACCAATCAGAGAAACAAGTTTCTCAATTATGTGAAAAGTTGAAGGGAAAAGAAGAAACCTGCTGTACTCTTCAACATAAG GTCAAAGAgctagagagaaaaataaaagaacaactGCAGACAGAGACAGCAAATTTCCAACAGAAG GCTTGGGATCTAGAAAAGAAGCTGAAAGATCAGTTGCAAGGGTCTGAGTCTGAATCTTCCTTTCTAAAAGATAAG ATCAAGGAGCTTGAGAGAAAACTGAAAGAGCAGGAGCAGAACTCGGAATCCTTGCTAAAACAACAG ATGAAGGAACTAGAGGAGAAATACAAGGAGCGAGAGCAACAGTGGCAGCAAACTCATTGTTATGTTGAAGCAGTAAAGGCGGCGGCCACACCTGATATAGGTAAAAGCCGCACAAGTGAAGAATGTCCAAATGATATTGAGAGTCGCATTTTATGTAGTTCAAACTCGGTAAACCGCCAGATAAGTCAAGGTTCTGCTTTGTTAAAAGGGACTGATTCTACTCAGCAGATGAGAAACAAAAGGCAGTTAAGAAGCAATGACATTGAGAACAATTTAGTCGGGCCACCGTCATCCACTTTACGCGATAGAAAAATGACAAGGAAATCTGATCCGCCTAAAATTGTAAGAACTGGTAGGCTAACAACGAAACCGCCGGTCATTACTAGTCAAGTTCCTTTGTCTCATAAGAGAGCTAGCACAAGCAGAGATCAGTCTCAAGGAGTTAAAGAGAGGGATAGTAAGAAAAAGATATGGTCAAGATAG
- the LOC11426264 gene encoding probable glycosyltransferase At5g03795 isoform X2, whose amino-acid sequence MMSSVKQNQQQSSFHTLFSLRGSLLTLAILTLLSFTYLSLKYSTPSSQGPESVNVKVVDAGKNEEEDDGGDEFGDVYHSPRVFKLNFAEMEKKFKVYIYPDGDSKTFYQTPRKLTGKYASEGYFFQNIRESRFRTLDPDEAHLFFIPISCHKMRGKGTSYENMTIIVQNYVESLISKYPYWNRTLGADHFFVTCHDVGVRATEGLPLLVKNSIRAVCSPSYDVGFIPHKDVALPQVLQPFALPAGGNDVENRTSLGFWAGHRNSKIRVILARVWENDTELDISNNRISRATGHLVYQKRFYSTKFCICPGGSQVNSARIADSIHYGCIPDSETLPVEFASSQI is encoded by the exons ATGATGTCTTCCGTGaagcaaaatcaacaacaatcttcattccacactctcttctctcttcgTGGTTCACTCCTAACCCTAGCAATCCTTACTCTTCTTTCATTCACCTATCTTTCTCTCAAATACTCAACCCCTTCATCTCAG GGGCCAGAATCAGTTAATGTGAAGGTGGTAGATGCAGGAAAAAATGAGGAGgaagatgatggtggtgatgaattTGGCGATGTGTATCATTCGCCACGAGTGTTCAAGTTGAATTTCGCGGAGATGGAGAAGAAGTTTAAGGTTTATATATATCCAGATGGGGATTCCAAGACTTTTTATCAGACACCAAGGAAGCTTACTGGAAAGTATGCTAGCGAGGGGTATTTCTTTCAGAATATTAGGGAGAGTCGTTTTCGGACTCTTGATCCTGATGAGgctcatttgtttttcattcctatttCGTGTCATAAGATGCGTGGAAAG GGCACATCTTATGAGAATATGACCATAATTGTACAAAATTACGTGGAAAGCTTGATATCCAAGTATCCTTATTGGAACAGAACCCTGGGTGCTGATCACTTCTTTGTCACTTGTCATGATGTTGGTGTAAGGGCAACAGAAGGACTTCCATTACTTGTGAAGAATTCCATTCGAGCAGTGTGCTCCCCAAGCTATGATGTTGGATTCATTCCACATAAAGATGTTGCTCTCCCTCAAGTGCTGCAGCCATTTGCTCTTCCAGCTGGGGGGAATGATGTAGAAAATAG GACTAGTCTTGGATTTTGGGCTGGTCATCGTAACTCTAAAATTAGAGTTATTCTTGCACGTGTATGGGAAAATGACACAGAACTTGATATTTCAAATAACCGAATCAGTAGAGCTACCGGGCATCTAGTGTACCAGAAAAGATTTTACAGCACTAAGTTTTGTATATGCCCTGGTGGATCACAGGTTAATAGTGCTCGAATAGCAGATTCTATCCATTATGGATGCATACCTG